The Helianthus annuus cultivar XRQ/B chromosome 15, HanXRQr2.0-SUNRISE, whole genome shotgun sequence genomic sequence tcactaaagcttaggaacacgtcgaaacacgtatcacataaacgCATAGACACATAACCACAGTTTCACGTAATCACAAAAGCACATAAGCatgtaagcacgtagggcacagaagcacGGAAACACAGAGACACAGAAACACATACGTATTCAATCACAGTGGCAGATACTATCACGTCATCCTCCTATCAACACACAGAAGCCCATACAATATCCTGACGGCCTCAAAGTTTGCGGGTATTCGAATATAGCgatcgagtagtatagtatagtataagcgtacaACATAATGTCGTTTAGATTGTAGCGACCTGTTAGCGTTTGGAGATAGGAGAACAATGCGGgttgtgtgtgttgatcgaagtgagAGCAAAAATCGAGTAAatatcaaaattaaacacataaacagtcAACTCATATAAATACAtaaacgagtcatcagagtcagcagttgcgggctcagaatcgaaacacataaaaatcgagaaatagattgtctgtggctattagacattgactatccaAAGCGTTTCGACTATTCTCAAAAACTTGTCATCACATTTCGACTTTCGGAATcggcctctgcctcgattcttgggcattcggcGCGCATCCCTTGAgccatacttgtgagttcaggtcgttggagtccgtcgaggctttggtgagagttttggtaaaATCTATGGGCgagtcgtcaaggttagggtttcacccctgtcTTGACAAATTCCCTttgattttagtaaaatagaggagattattcatcaaaatatggatttcacccctgatttggtataatcctcccgttgaacaagcgttcgttattgaaaagaatgaagaaatcattgataagttgataaaacAGCATTGATCaggcaatttagtcgagagtttgcggttttcacacctaatcttggcTAAACTGCTTTCTcatttttgaaaattcgagtgcggtgATGGTGTAGTGTAGGCGAGAAATAGCAGGATATATAGCActtaagcttggtctgttggttcctaactatagtctaggtctctaagacatcgacccggactaggtcgagtcttgcctaattccatatagttatggctctgataccaatctgtgacaccccaaccgatggcggaatcatcggggcatggcactgagcgaaacagattgtccagaagtttccataacaattatcataccattgaatttaaattaatacgtcccataccgtatctcaaatAGCAattaaattattacagacaaaatccaggcaaatattctgttccgacaactcagatttttaaaTACAGCatttgtttatctgcttctagagacccataatttgaccactacagacaactatttgttgggctctagagctttactctagcctcgctttcctagcaggtaagcatcttaaacacctgtcacatacgttaaaataatgtcaatacataaaatgtaaagatgagcatacaagtttgatatagcatatagagttcgaaatagtttacgcataaccagcacgtacatagaggaaaataagttaattatcgacatggatctatcgataccaatgactgcgggttgactgcccgaggcagttcgcaatacatgattaccaccgtaatccatgcaagtaattgtccttaacaacccccgtgtggacgggtgctgagtccaaactatagtactatcgtcgttaaggcaggcaGACAGcgttccacgtgtaaacataagaacaagcattcatttagtcacgtaatacatgcggtaacggttagcatttaaagtaattgagtagtgtgttcgattgtgatttagaataagtaacgtatgcaacacccaaaagtgctaaagcaaaaagggttcgagtatactcacaacgattgatggattgaagggagcacttgagagtagggttagcctgaatagtttgatagcataacgataagcaatgcgtaaaacggaaaacaagtgttggagggtcggatagctggtcgatcggacgatagtccgatcggatggctgacCGTTCGGCTGACAGTCCGTTTGGACacctgtccggtcggtcggtaggccgatcggatggctgttcgagtggattgtttcttcctttgagaaggatgcgtttgtgtatgatggtttgacttttgaagttttcgttgtagcatttgaaaacattaaagtatctttacctttcaggttgtgcgatcggacggttgttcgatcggccggcagccCGATGGGTTAGGTACTTCTAGCaagacaagttctcagcagggtgtcacctgatcggacggctgttcgatcgggtggcactcctagtgcattgaacacgttgaaaatcgactaagtgttgaagtatagtatctcatgatccgaagagtaatccgatcagacggtagtccgatcgaacagctgttcgttcaatactagtcttcaaaaattgattaagtgtagggccatgtgttagccgatcgttcagcatcctgacctggtcagcctgttcgtctaacacttggctgttctgattgctTTGTCGTTATATCAAGGCGTTTTGACAACGagtcgaaccatagaaccctcgttcttacttgttcctcctgatcggacaggaatcacccaaatccggccggtgaactgtttgGAACGGAGTTTAACatttaacccaaaatcggtgaacctcatggatagaatccagatcttgagtcatgcaaccaccggaGTGATTTGTAAGTcagcacaagctccgtttctatcggttttgaaggcattgagtgtaaaagagttgaaagaaagttggaaaaaccatctttcaatccttttcaccgtgtaaatgtttagatccatgaaagatctttgtttgtttatgtggaaatcggctagatccaagttattcttggtggattgaggccaaaacatgaagttcttcaagaacaccatgatgacatcatcctagaacacttgaatcttgatgatttcacggttagaaatcaagatttgaaagatagaaaggtgtaggagtgcgtgtagatcaagaaagtacaagatttaggatgaaatcttaccggaatcggaaggaatctgaaaaaaaagaggggagcacgagctggtcggacagaggtttccaaaagtagaaagtttgagagtgacaaggggtatttataggatgccataagaggaaagggctggccgatcggtcggTCAGcatgatcggacagcctgtccgatcggacagcagtccgatcggctggctgttcgatcggctagtagcCTACTCGATCAGTCGCCTAATTCGAGTATTcgatgcgacgatttttgatatttcgatttcgattcaggacgatgcgagtacgatagagtttacTATTCAAATTAcctttaatcccaaccactatatctagcatacaatcatctatatctcacgctatctcttctccaccaattatcatgattcgatttcgattgagtttcgattgcgattcgattgctcACCACATATaagataaataaacatgcacaagtaacacataaggcacacacacacgtatattaacaccaaaattcgcgtatgtcgagtctcgagttcgctgatgattagattagttcgattactgattaattgactttatcgcattgttacttcctattattcatagtcgtaaagcggttcgcattgataaataaacttcgattaattcgattgtaCTTTAacactccacataatacaactaacgtaatcataaaatagactaactacggtcaaagaagtcaatcttgactttgactttgactttcgaaaacacggggtgttacatcaaGAATCATGGATTGAGTCGACGGCTGACGCATCAAAGGCAAAAAGGCGGCTGATGCGTCGCGCTGACTCCTCCTAGTGGCTTGGCTGACTCTTCCTAGTGGCCGATGCGTCGGGCTGACTCCTCCTAGTGGCTTGGCTGACTCCTCGTTTTGGCTTGGTTGACTCCTCGTTGTGGCTTGGCTGACTCCTCGTTGTGACTTGGCTGACTACTCACTGTGGCTCCGCTGACCCCCTCGTTTTGGCTAGGCTGATTCCtcaaattttattttctttttaactttatTTAGTTTAGATATCTTATTATTTTGTCGAGTCTGTAAATACACAACCTTGTTATTTGGTTCTTTAAAAAACGGTTTTTCAATGGTGACTTGAGATGCATCAgcttatttttattaattttttaaagCTAATCACAAAACTAAAAAGTTAATATCAAAAGTAGTCGTTGAAAGAACTTGATCCAAACAACCAAGAGAGAAAATCAATACCTGCAATTTTTAAAGCTTAGAAAAACGTCATGTGGAAATAGAAGTATAAGTGATTTTTCATTTACGTTGAAAAACAAAACGTCTATTTTTTTGCTCATGTTTGAAGAATACGATTACTTTTGATAttaactttttaattttaataaactgATGCATCTTAAGCCACCATTGGAAAACcgtttttttaaaaaccaaacAATAAGGTTGTGTATTTATAGACTCGACAAAATAATAAGATATCTAAATTAAATAGAATTAAAAAGAAATGtggaaaagaaaataaaatttgaGGAGTCAGACTAGCCAAATGAGGGGTCAGCGGAGCTAAAACGAGGAGTCAGCCAAGCCACTAGGAGGAGTTAGCCAAACCACTAGGAGGAGTCAGCCCGACGCACCAGCCACTAGGAGTAGTCAGCCGAGCCACTTGGAGGAGTCAACCCGACGCATCAGCCACCTTTTGCCTTTGATGCGTCAGTCGTCGACTCAATCCATGATTCTTGACACGTGTTAGCACCACCTTAACGCGTACAATAGGTGACATATCCACGCATCCCATGCTTAAGGCGCAATTCCAAAGACACATGAGGATGAAATTTTGATAAATCATATTggtaaaacaaataaacaatattttgataatttCCCCTGTAACAAATATGGAATACACGTCAACGTGATCACATGTAAAACTAACAAGACGAATTCATCCATGCATTTTAGCTAAAAACATGGGAGGGGAATCAACTTAGCCATGTGCCCTTTCACCTTTCTGTTACGATCCCAAATCATTATACTTGTTGCGATCCCGTCACTTTCTTACAAAAgtaatttataaatataaagaTATATCAATAAGTTATTTAATATAGAAACATTTTCCTGATGTGAGTAGAATGTTTATTTCACCCACGGATTATTCGCTGACGGCATCCATATGCATGATGACGTGTCCGTAGCTTACACGGCAAGGCGTCGGTCAACACACTCACTCTTCCTTCCTCCGGTCATCTCCCTGACCACCGTCACTGCCACCGACGACAACAACTCCGGAGAGTCATTCGTATAATCAGAAGTTATTATGAGGTTATAGTCTAACGGTGGCAGTTACCTCTACAGTGTTCCGTACACAGACACTCAAAAATGCAAGTAACTACTGTACTACTAACTGTAACAAGATCCAAACAGATGCAATTCAAATTTGAATAATATCTAACAATCTTCTAACTAGTACATGACATGAATTTTGCATTTAATATTCATTTTTCATCGTCTTCACGGCTTCAGTTGAATCCACTCGAACCGACCTTCCAATGGAGTATCCTTTACAATATCGTAATTATACCTGCAAGTAATGTCATATGTTTCAGCTAATTGCTGTTGTTTGATAATTGTAAATTGTAAAACAGATTGAATATTTGATAATCGATTGATCAACTTACTTGTCCTTGAAACGTTTTTGACGTTCTTTCTCAGCAGACACAAAGAATTCTTCGATTTCAGCTGCCGGAACTGTACGGCGAGAACTGGTAACCGTTGCTGGATTTGCTGTAATCATTTCCGGCGAGACTGATTCTTTTCTGTACGGATGAAACTTCAATTTGATGTTATTCTGTAAATCAAAACCTATATTGTTATAATTAGAGAGAGAAGAACAGATAATTAACGATTAGCGAAATTCCGATCGAATTGATACCTCTGAATCGGTGAATTGAAGTTTTTTCGAATGATTGAAGCTAAGGCAACCGGCGGCAACACACGGACGACGACTATCCTTTTCCGTCGTGATTTGAATTAACGTTGGCGTTGGCGACTTCTCTCCGGGATGTTTATCCACCGCCGTAGCTCCGGTCCTCGGCAATGTACGGCGAGAACTGATAACCGACGACGGAATTTCTGTAGTTATCTCCGGTGAGACTGATCCAGCCTTAATCTCGTTTCTAGGTTTTCTGTACGGATGAAACTTCAGTTTGACACTTTCCTGCAAATCAAAACGTAAATTATTATAATCAGAGAGAGAAGAAACTTCAATTTAACCCTTCTAGGTTTTCTGTACCTCCAGATCGGTGAATTGAAGTTTTTCCGTCGTATTATGAAGTAGCGTTGACGTCTGTGACTTCTCTCCGGCAGCGTCCTCCACCGCCGTAGCTCCGGTCATCATTCACTTCTCGTTGGCAACTGTGATTTAAATTCACACGAACATGATGATATGTAATCAGCTGAAAGTGAAAATGATGAGGCGTTAGTTACGTTAGATCCTGAAATAGAATAATATCTTGTTGTATGATTTTCTGTTGTTGAGTTTGAACGAGAGTGGAGGTGATGATGACGATGAGGCTGATGGCAGAAATACCGTTTGAAAGGTTGTTATTGGGTGTGGGTGTGGtcctcactttctctctctaatctGTTGTTGCAACGGTGTAACGGGAGTTTTGACGGCACCGTTACAGTTGCAACTCATTTTCTTTCGTGGTTTGGTGTTTAACGCATGTACTAATTGTTGAACTGGATGGTATTAGACCGGCTACGGAATACATGTTGATTAGGGGCGGATCTACAGCCACGCCACCGAGGAAGTTTCCAGAAACCTGTTTGGTTTGTAATTTATGATGTAAAGTCCTAAAGAAAATAGTAAAGGAACCTGTAAATATTTTGTAGAGGAACCCGTTAAGAAATGCCTAGCACAATTTTAAAGCGCTTTCTATATGTTAATGAGGTACCGAGTTCGACTCCCCGGTAAGGGAGTTTTTTAACTTTTTTCTCGTTGAAACATTACCCTGATTAAAATGGCCCGATTACAATTGGTTATAGGGTTGTTTAGATAAGGTTCTTCTCTTTGGTAAATATAACAACTTTTGGAAATGCTTCAACTTCATGATTTTCAAAGAAACTAACTGAACACAGTAAATTTAAAAAAACACATAATCCAAAAGTAAGAAGTGAAGTGTCGAAGTTAACCAAATAACATACACCAAGATCACAAAAAGCAGAAAAAGTCAAAGATGAATTGTTAAACTCTATGAGCCAAAATACAACCAATTATTCATAACAAAATCTGCAGTTTTGAACAGATCCGAACGAATTCTGCTTTTATTTTTCACGTATGGAGCACTGAGTTACTTAGCCTACGATCTGAAGAAGAAGGTAGGCTGCACGCGGCTAGAAAGGCTACGTCCCATGCGTCAGTTTGTGGATCGCGGTCTCACACACTAATAGTGCTATGTAGAAGAGTAGGGACTAAGGAAATTATCTCTAAGGAAAGTTCTCTTCTTCCAAACGAgctatttagaaaaaaaaaaatcaatcttaaaatattttattttcttttgtatCTTTCGATACGGGATCAAGTCATAACTACTTTCCACCACTCGATGTCCAGCCCAACTTATTTATATTaagtgtttttaaatttatcacGACGATGTTcttttttcatttttgtattgTATTTTCGTTATGTGATGAACCTTACCTGACTCGAACCATCGACCAAGCccgaattttttttatatttggaCATATGAAATTGGAACATTTATAAAAGTGAACCCCTTGAAAAAAATCATGAATCCGCCACTCATGTTGATAAATCTCATTCTCATACTTTATCATGTACGCAATCATAAATATGTCGGATAACCGTTACTCATTACCTGATGTATGCAGCAGGGGTGTACATGGGTCGGTTTTGACCTAAAATCATAACAataaccgcgatgtcggttaatgcataaccataaccataaccgatcggttatggtagttatggttattcggttttgatggttttagcgggtcggttatgggtggttaatcgtgtatttagcttagctaaaaatagcttaattttttaacatggaataaattgttatcgcatatttgtatatattaatatattacataGTATAAAAAGTACATATAATCTATActattaataccaattattatcgaatattgAAATAAAGTGATATAATACAtttcataaattcaaataaacatccAACCAAGACCACAAAACGATATGAAAAACCTATAAATACTAAAAATCTTCAATaaacaacatcaaatattaaaaatatggtgaaatgTCATAAATCCTACAAAAATTTATTAcatatcggttcggttcggttatggtgggtatggaaaaaatgataaccataaccgacccgctactttcggttttcaaaaaacccattaaccgacccaccggttttttttttggttcggttttttcggttcagttttatcggttaattcggttatggtttGATTAAtgcggttttttgcacacccctagtaTGCAGCTTTCAAGCCAAGAAGAGAGGTCAAAAAAGGCCAAGTAACATTATATGCATTCACATTGTATTCTGTATTCGTATTCATATAATCACACTAAAAATcaggtttttttcttttttttcaattatataatatttttgtACCGTTATTATTAATTTTCTCTCTCATTTACTCGCAACCACCtttaaaaatctatactatattataatgcatgagggaggggtagtttaagatacccaaaaaataagaactttcctCCCTTTATTTGTAGAAAGACCCTTAAAAtaagggtagtttggtcttttaaatattttttagtCCCTCATCTTATTACATTTAAATCCCtttgttttaacaaaattatggatAATTAGTTGCATTTTCcccctccacaacaaacttattaTTATTTTACGTATTTCTGTcgtatcttataaactataatgttttaaaaaaaatccaaagctACCGTGACAACCtactcatttttgtcgacgttttgATAGTTGTCTTGGTCATTATTGTTGTGCGGATTAAAATGTACAAGTAGATGATGCATTAATATACAAGTGATTAAAGCAATGTGTCATATCACATTTTAAATGATCAAAACTCTCTATTTTGTTATCATTATTATCAATTTAATAATAATGTTTTGTAACATGATTCCCCGAAAATATGGCAAAACAAGTGGGGAATAATTTCCATATGCTTTTGCCCGATTTAATAAAAGAATAAAAACATAAGAAAATAACTTAAAGTTCGATCATAAAatctaggggtgagcaaaaggaaaaacccgacccgacccgaccattacccgacccgacccgagaaccgatcaaacataaaatacagaaccaattcactaccctaaatatagggtcggttcggtccataggtccaagtcgggtttcaccatgaaaagaaccgagacccgacccgaccctattttatatgaaaaattggaaccgatctaaatacctaggtacttgggttcgggtcgggttaggtatattttcggttcggttcttGTTTATTTTCtgtccggacctaaacttgctcacccctaataAAATCTATATACAAATCCTCACCACTAATTACATTTTACTTTATTCATTTAAATAATAGTTACACTTTTACCCTATTTTAAGCCAACTACTTCCACGATTGTTAAATGGTCATAGCTTTTCATACATTAACAccttttaaaaaaattacattataAAAACGAGCATTTTATTCTTTGTAGTTTGAGTATAATATTGCTATTTTTATAATTTGAAAAAATTGACATGTTACGTGATTAACAATATATAGGGGTAAGCTATAACTGAACCGTTGACCGAATCCAAACAAAAAAACAAGCAAAACcaaatcaaaatcaatcaaaaacTGAATTAACTTAAAATCGgttattagtttttttttgtaCCCTTAGTTAACTGAAATTAACCAAACCGAAACTGAACCGTCCATATATTTTTAGATTTTATACCTTCATTTCATATTCTTTTAAGCAAAAATTTAGCTAAAGTTTTGTTTTGAGTATTAACCAAAATTTACTGAAACGAACTAAAAACCGATAATTTAACTAAATAAAGAAAACCAATTAACCAAATTTCTTGGAtttagttttcaaatttcaaaattccCAAATAAACTGAACGAACCGAAAATCTACGATTTAACCAAATAAACCAAACCAATTAATCAATATTCTCGGATTcggttttcaaatttcaaaattccCATATTCAAATAGTTAGCCAAAGCAGATTCACTGTGCACTTACTCTTCTACACTTCATTCTCTCTCCCTCTCAATTCCTTTACATGCTCAACCAGCAACAACCGCATCAGCAACAGTTCCCTGGTGAAGTGTTTTGTTTTGAAATCATTCATGCCAACATAcaaagagagagagggagagagagaatgGGGGAGAATAGTGATGGTGGTACATCTAGGGTTACCTCGACACTGGTGGTGACCAGATCTGGCGACGTCTTCGGCAACATCAATGGTGGAAGAAGTTTTAGGGTTTACGGTCAAATCAAATTAGGAGAATAAAATATAGGGTTTGCATATTATTTGAATCCCTGTAGAAACTCCAGTTAAATCGAATTTGAATAAAAGGTTTGGTGTATATTCATCTGATGGTGCTACTCATGGTATAGGTTAATGAATTCTGCCGTTATTTTTCTACACTTCGTTCAATTAGAGACATTCACGCTTCAGGAACAAAGATGAACAGATGGATGTTTAATCTTGAAAATTGAAAATAGGGTTTCATTTTAACCCTACAATAATTCAACTTTCTTTGCAGGTTCCTTTTCATGTTTTTTGGTGGTATAATGATGGTATGTTGAGCAAAAAGCATATGTGGTTGGACAAGTGGCACTATATTTATCAGAGCTTGATGAAACACGAAGTGAAGAAGGATACTTCAGTTATATCCACTATTGCATCTAGCACTATAGATGCAAAAAGCAACATGAGTGAGGAAATTGAGAATCCATCAACTTTCCTGTTGGCTGTATGTCAGGATTTTTAGACTTTAAGTCAGTTTACTAAAATATGGTGCTAATTAAGGTATTGTGTTTCAGGTAAAAGCTAGCGTGGAAACTCAAGTTGATTTCGTTAAGTCACTTGCAGCTTCCTTTACAGACATACAAGATTATTGGcctttctgtcacacccctattttccacgtgtcaccggtgggcccggtgggggttccgtgacgtagttgatatcgtcatagtcaaacatacaataatcaaatgcacaacggaagcaaaagaaagatttatttcaacttaaattattgtaatattcaagtatcacaaaatgtcgaaatagatccacaggcagattcaaacaaaaaggaaacttcatttcaacagacttcatgcatcctaagcttgcgagacttctatggatgcttaaggagtgaccagcctattacgcgtagtacctgcacttagcctttttggaaaatacgtcagtttacactggtaaatacaatttaactgactcattttgaaaatgtttaaaattgatttaaatgcccgtggcataaaactttttataacttgggataattatttgcttaataatcttgtaaaagaattacatgttcgttatgcgttcagtggcccgggtcgtgccgggttaaagttcaatagacacaccacttaatataattccgtcGCAAGACTTCTCTCGGCCGACGATTATACAATAATGAAATGCataacgggtgtacgcctacacccgtgtactaaggtcgtggccattctttgaatgatgccaaggatatccgggacatggtcattaaacccccaaaggcgttaagcaaacaaaacagcatttttaaacgggttaatttgacaacacttagccatcaactggttaaggtcaattccccgaccaagcggtatcttatataccgtaccccaagtccgtatagggaaaataagttaaacgtatttacctgagcaaagtataagtCAAAAACAGCgaatgcacgtagcttttactgggctcctagatctggaaattaaggttttaataacctattagaattctaacgggtcttaagcttagaccggttatttataaaggaagattacggttttaaacgcacaataaggcgaagaccgttttagaatgtggttttgacccaacaagcttgcatgcttgtttaatatgggtaacataacaacattctggattttgagaccgaaaagatatggtttgacacgtttcggctaaaatggccaaactagtcacataagccgatccgaacgcgtatagtgcgtaacgagtaaccataagagtcaaatacaagtttctgaagtcaatatgcttaaaatatgttgtgatatcagaatgataccttccattatgccccaaatgattttaaaccaaagctatgcctcataagggcgttttggtcattttataaggtgtaaaagggttaaaataataacctgagttacaggtctgaataaattagtaaatatgcttaatttactaagttataacagtagggtatcaaatttatgtgaaatttattatctttaaccttactatgcaccgtaggggcattttggtaatttcacatgtgcctaaaaggtcaattctggaattctgagttcaaaacatttgcctactatTTAGAATATAAAATTTCACTAATTATATCAGTAGGTTCAATCctttaagcttaataaggttctagtgcatacttatgcgttaaaaatgcttaaaaaggcgatttggagccatttccgggttttctgtaaaaagctgatatttttaatattccagaaggctcaaaatattttat encodes the following:
- the LOC110911109 gene encoding cyclin-dependent kinase inhibitor 7 encodes the protein MMTGATAVEDAAGEKSQTSTLLHNTTEKLQFTDLEESVKLKFHPYRKPRNEIKAGSVSPEITTEIPSSVISSRRTLPRTGATAVDKHPGEKSPTPTLIQITTEKDSRRPCVAAGCLSFNHSKKLQFTDSENNIKLKFHPYRKESVSPEMITANPATVTSSRRTVPAAEIEEFFVSAEKERQKRFKDKYNYDIVKDTPLEGRFEWIQLKP